One genomic segment of Buchnera aphidicola (Anoecia oenotherae) includes these proteins:
- the nusG gene encoding transcription termination/antitermination protein NusG, which translates to MDSKVKKRWYVLQAFSGFETKVVNSINEQIKLHSMENMFGKIMVPTEEVVEIRRGQKKKSEYKFFPGYVLIHMVMNNDSWHLIRSVPRVLGFIGGTTERPLPISDKEVDAIISRLEKIGNKPRPKTLFEPGETVRIKDGPFSDFNGVVEEIDYDKNRLTVSVSIFGRATPVELDFLQVEKN; encoded by the coding sequence ATGGATTCTAAAGTAAAAAAACGTTGGTATGTGTTACAGGCTTTTTCTGGTTTTGAGACAAAAGTAGTAAATTCTATTAATGAACAAATAAAATTACATAGTATGGAAAATATGTTCGGAAAAATTATGGTTCCTACAGAAGAAGTTGTAGAAATTCGTAGAGGACAAAAAAAAAAAAGTGAATATAAATTCTTTCCTGGATATGTTTTAATTCATATGGTAATGAATAATGATAGTTGGCATTTAATACGTAGTGTACCTCGTGTTTTAGGATTTATAGGAGGAACTACAGAACGACCTTTACCTATAAGCGATAAAGAAGTTGATGCAATTATAAGTAGATTAGAAAAGATAGGAAATAAACCAAGGCCTAAAACGTTATTCGAACCAGGTGAAACAGTGAGAATAAAAGATGGTCCTTTTTCAGATTTTAACGGTGTAGTAGAAGAAATTGATTATGATAAAAATAGATTAACGGTATCAGTATCTATTTTTGGACGAGCTACTCCTGTAGAATTAGATTTTTTACAAGTAGAAAAAAATTAA
- a CDS encoding methylenetetrahydrofolate reductase, with amino-acid sequence MLSSQTNYNLEKQKGNLINSISISFEFFPPKNEESITRLLSDINEFTTLNPSFISITCSPHKKTTNHTYKLIKKIKEQNRIHTVPHVTCINHKKKELKTIAKKYWKNGVKSILALRGDKIKNSNSNTMYAIDLINILKTTGNFNVYVAAYPEVHPEAKNPTFDLLNLKNKFLAGANSAITQFFFNAETYLRFRDKCSKIGIYNDIIPGILPIVDIQQLKRFSSMTNVNIPIKIFKLLDNLTPNSIQFNIISSYITNSIIDVLYREGVRKFHFYTLNKLYLAHSIAYILKMKNFSEK; translated from the coding sequence ATGTTATCTTCTCAAACTAATTATAATTTAGAAAAACAAAAGGGAAATTTAATTAATTCAATCTCTATATCTTTTGAATTTTTTCCTCCTAAAAATGAAGAATCAATTACACGACTTCTATCAGATATAAATGAATTTACAACCCTTAATCCATCTTTTATTTCTATAACTTGCAGTCCGCATAAAAAAACAACAAACCATACTTATAAATTAATAAAAAAAATAAAAGAACAAAACCGAATTCATACAGTTCCACACGTAACTTGTATTAATCATAAAAAAAAAGAACTTAAAACTATTGCTAAAAAATACTGGAAAAATGGAGTTAAATCTATTCTTGCATTACGTGGAGATAAAATAAAAAATTCTAATTCTAATACAATGTATGCAATAGACTTAATTAACATATTAAAAACAACAGGAAATTTTAACGTCTATGTTGCAGCTTATCCAGAAGTGCATCCAGAAGCTAAAAATCCTACTTTTGATTTATTAAATTTAAAAAATAAATTTTTAGCTGGAGCTAATAGCGCTATTACACAATTTTTTTTTAATGCAGAAACATATTTAAGATTTAGAGATAAATGTTCTAAAATTGGAATATATAATGATATAATTCCAGGAATATTACCAATAGTTGACATACAACAATTAAAACGATTTTCTTCGATGACTAATGTAAATATTCCAATTAAAATATTTAAACTATTAGATAATTTAACACCTAATTCTATACAATTTAATATCATATCTTCATATATTACTAACTCTATAATAGATGTGCTGTACAGAGAAGGAGTTAGAAAATTTCACTTTTATACATTAAATAAATTATACTTAGCACATTCGATTGCCTATATATTAAAAATGAAAAATTTTTCAGAAAAATAA
- the rpoB gene encoding DNA-directed RNA polymerase subunit beta, with protein sequence MIYSYTEKKRIRKDFGKRPKVLDIPYLLSIQLDSFKKFINQNVDGECGLESAFRSLFPIRSYSGNAELQYVKYRLDNTSFDVQECQTRGMTYSSPLRVKLRLIIYEKEASQTTVKDIKEQEVYMGEIPLMTNNGTFIINGTERVVVSQLHRSPGVFFDSDKGKTHSSGKVLYNARIIPYRGSWLDFEFDAKDNLFVRIDRRRKFPVTILLRALDYNIEQILEIFFKKNIYQFRENKFFLILSPNRLRGETASFDIKSKNRIYVKKGSRVTTRHINMLVQDKINYIEVPVEYLVGRVLAKEYLDQNSDNVIFEANTILSLEIIEKIKNSGYSEIETIFTNDLDYGSYISETLRIDNTINRDTALTEIYRMMRPGEPPTREAAEVLFNNLFFCEERYDLSPVGRMKFNRSLSRVDIDGKSVLTKTDIVDVILKIISIRNGKGVVDDIDHLGNRRIRSVGEMAENQFRIGLVRVERAVKERLSLGDLDTLMPQDMINAKPISAAIKEFFGTSQLSQFMDQNNPLSEITHKRRISALGIGGLTRERAGFEVRDVHPTHYGRVCPIETPEGPNIGLINSLSVYARTNKYGFLETPYRKVISGVVTNDITYLSAIEEGNFIIAQANTNLNKDGQLIDELVTCRYRGESGLFFYKKVEYMDVSTQQIVSVGASLIPFLEHDDANRALMGANMQRQAVPTLVTEKPLIGTGMERAVAVDSGVTVVAKRGGKIQYVDASRIVVRVKKEGMLLGESGIDIYNLTKYTRSNQNTCINQTPCINLNEEVKKGDVLADGPATDLGELALGQNMRVAFMPWNGYNFEDSILISEKIVQDDRFTTIHIQELSCISRDTKLGPEDITADIPNIGESALSKLDSSGIVYIGAEVTGGDILIGKVTPKGETQLTPEEKLLRAIFGEKASDVKDSSLRVPNGVSGTVIDVQVFTRDGIAKDKRALSIEKMQLKQVEKDISEEKKIFELSLFSQVKEVLINSGISLDKLESIPYERWFRFKLKDKSEEEKIKALSVQYIELKNKFKKKLKEKCSKIIQGDDLAPGILKVVKVYLAVKRQIQPGDKMAGRHGNKGVISKINPIEDMPYDEHGVPVDIVLNPLGVPSRMNIGQILETHLGLAAKGIGEVIKKMLEHKEKIKFLREFMQKAFDLGSNIQQKVNLKEFTDDEVICLAKNLKNGMPIASPVFDGAKEDEIKEMLKLTNLPSSGQIDLFDGRTGDKFERPVTVGYMYMLKLNHLVDDKMHARSTGSYSLITQQPLGGKAQFGGQRFGEMEVWALEAYGASHTLQEMLTVKSDDVNGRTKMYKNIVDGNYNMEPGMPESFNVLLKEIRSLGINIDLEDE encoded by the coding sequence ATGATTTACTCCTATACTGAAAAAAAACGAATTCGTAAAGATTTTGGAAAAAGACCAAAAGTTTTAGACATTCCTTATCTTTTATCGATTCAGTTGGACTCTTTTAAAAAATTTATTAATCAAAATGTTGATGGGGAATGCGGATTAGAATCTGCTTTTCGTTCTTTATTTCCAATTAGAAGTTATAGTGGTAATGCAGAATTACAGTATGTTAAATACCGTTTAGATAATACAAGTTTTGATGTACAAGAATGTCAAACAAGAGGAATGACATATTCTTCTCCTCTTCGAGTTAAACTGCGATTAATAATTTATGAAAAAGAAGCATCTCAAACAACAGTTAAAGATATAAAAGAACAAGAAGTATATATGGGAGAAATTCCATTAATGACAAATAATGGAACATTTATTATTAATGGAACTGAACGTGTTGTAGTATCGCAATTGCACCGTAGTCCTGGTGTTTTTTTTGATAGTGATAAAGGAAAAACTCATTCTTCTGGGAAAGTATTATATAATGCTCGTATAATTCCTTATCGAGGATCTTGGTTAGATTTTGAATTTGATGCTAAAGATAATTTATTTGTTAGAATTGATAGAAGAAGAAAATTTCCAGTTACTATTTTATTACGAGCTTTAGATTATAATATAGAACAAATATTAGAAATATTTTTTAAAAAAAATATTTATCAGTTTCGTGAAAATAAATTTTTTTTAATTTTATCACCGAATAGACTTCGCGGAGAAACAGCGTCGTTTGATATTAAGTCAAAAAATAGAATATATGTAAAAAAAGGAAGTCGAGTTACCACCAGACATATTAATATGTTAGTTCAAGATAAGATTAATTATATAGAAGTACCAGTTGAGTATTTAGTAGGACGAGTTCTCGCCAAAGAATATTTAGATCAAAATTCCGATAATGTTATTTTTGAAGCAAATACTATTCTTTCTTTGGAAATTATAGAAAAAATTAAAAATAGTGGATATAGTGAAATTGAAACCATATTTACAAATGATTTAGATTATGGATCGTATATATCAGAAACTCTTCGAATTGATAATACTATTAATAGAGATACTGCTCTTACAGAAATTTATAGAATGATGCGTCCGGGAGAGCCACCTACAAGAGAAGCAGCTGAGGTTTTATTTAATAATTTGTTTTTTTGTGAAGAAAGATATGATCTATCACCAGTTGGTAGAATGAAGTTTAATAGATCTTTATCAAGAGTTGATATAGATGGAAAAAGTGTTTTAACTAAAACAGATATTGTTGATGTTATATTAAAAATAATTAGTATTAGAAATGGAAAAGGAGTCGTAGATGATATTGACCATTTAGGGAATAGAAGAATTCGTTCTGTTGGAGAAATGGCAGAAAATCAATTTAGAATAGGATTAGTTCGTGTAGAACGAGCTGTAAAAGAGAGGTTATCTTTAGGAGATTTAGATACATTAATGCCTCAAGATATGATTAATGCAAAACCTATTTCAGCTGCAATTAAAGAATTTTTTGGAACTAGTCAATTATCTCAATTTATGGATCAGAATAATCCTCTATCTGAGATAACACATAAAAGAAGAATTTCAGCTCTTGGAATTGGAGGTTTGACTAGAGAAAGAGCAGGTTTTGAAGTTCGAGATGTTCATCCAACTCATTATGGAAGAGTGTGTCCTATAGAAACCCCAGAAGGTCCAAATATAGGTTTGATAAATTCCTTATCTGTATATGCTAGAACTAATAAATATGGTTTTTTAGAAACACCGTATAGAAAAGTCATCAGTGGAGTAGTGACAAACGATATCACTTATTTATCTGCTATTGAAGAAGGTAATTTTATAATAGCTCAAGCTAATACAAATTTAAATAAAGATGGACAATTGATAGATGAATTAGTTACTTGTCGTTATCGTGGGGAATCTGGTTTATTTTTTTATAAAAAAGTAGAGTATATGGATGTTTCTACACAGCAAATTGTATCTGTTGGAGCATCATTAATTCCTTTTTTAGAGCATGATGATGCAAATCGTGCATTAATGGGAGCTAACATGCAACGTCAAGCTGTTCCAACTTTAGTAACAGAAAAACCACTTATTGGAACAGGTATGGAACGTGCGGTGGCAGTTGATTCTGGAGTTACAGTTGTAGCGAAGAGAGGTGGAAAAATTCAGTATGTTGATGCATCTAGAATAGTTGTTAGGGTAAAAAAAGAAGGAATGCTGTTAGGAGAATCAGGAATAGATATTTATAATTTAACTAAATATACTAGGTCTAATCAAAATACGTGTATTAATCAAACTCCATGCATTAATTTAAATGAAGAGGTAAAAAAAGGTGATGTGTTAGCTGATGGACCTGCTACAGATTTAGGGGAATTAGCATTAGGTCAAAATATGCGTGTAGCATTTATGCCATGGAATGGATATAATTTTGAAGATTCTATTTTAATTTCGGAAAAAATAGTACAAGATGATAGATTTACCACTATTCATATTCAAGAATTAAGTTGTATTTCTAGAGATACTAAATTAGGTCCTGAAGATATTACAGCTGATATACCTAACATAGGAGAATCTGCTTTATCAAAATTAGATTCTTCAGGAATAGTGTATATAGGAGCTGAAGTTACTGGTGGAGACATATTAATAGGAAAAGTAACACCAAAAGGAGAAACACAATTAACTCCTGAAGAAAAATTATTACGTGCTATTTTTGGAGAAAAAGCGTCTGACGTAAAAGATTCTTCTTTGAGAGTACCTAATGGGGTTTCTGGAACTGTTATTGATGTTCAAGTATTCACTCGAGATGGTATAGCAAAAGATAAACGTGCTTTATCAATAGAAAAAATGCAGTTAAAACAAGTTGAAAAAGATATTTCTGAAGAAAAAAAGATTTTTGAGTTAAGTTTATTTAGTCAAGTGAAAGAAGTATTAATTAATTCAGGTATATCTCTAGATAAACTTGAATCTATTCCATATGAACGTTGGTTTCGATTTAAATTAAAAGATAAATCTGAAGAAGAAAAAATCAAGGCTTTATCTGTTCAATATATTGAATTAAAAAATAAATTTAAAAAAAAGTTAAAAGAAAAATGTAGTAAAATTATTCAGGGAGATGATTTAGCTCCTGGAATATTAAAAGTTGTAAAAGTTTACTTAGCAGTAAAAAGGCAAATCCAACCTGGAGACAAAATGGCTGGAAGACATGGAAATAAAGGAGTTATTTCAAAAATAAATCCTATTGAAGATATGCCTTATGATGAACATGGAGTTCCAGTAGATATAGTATTAAATCCTTTAGGTGTACCGTCACGGATGAATATAGGTCAAATATTAGAAACTCATTTAGGTTTAGCAGCTAAAGGAATAGGAGAAGTAATAAAAAAAATGTTAGAACATAAAGAAAAAATCAAATTTTTACGTGAATTTATGCAAAAAGCTTTTGATTTAGGTTCTAATATACAACAAAAAGTAAATTTAAAAGAGTTTACTGATGATGAAGTAATTTGTTTAGCTAAAAATTTAAAAAATGGAATGCCTATTGCTAGTCCTGTTTTTGATGGGGCAAAAGAAGATGAAATTAAAGAAATGTTAAAATTAACAAATTTACCTTCTTCTGGTCAAATTGACTTGTTTGATGGAAGAACTGGGGATAAATTTGAAAGGCCAGTAACAGTTGGATATATGTATATGTTAAAGTTGAATCATTTAGTTGATGATAAAATGCATGCTCGTTCTACTGGTTCTTACAGTTTAATAACTCAACAACCGTTAGGTGGAAAAGCTCAGTTCGGTGGGCAAAGATTTGGAGAAATGGAAGTCTGGGCGTTAGAAGCATATGGAGCATCTCATACTTTACAGGAGATGTTAACAGTAAAATCTGATGATGTCAATGGTAGAACTAAAATGTATAAAAATATAGTAGATGGAAATTATAATATGGAACCAGGAATGCCTGAATCTTTTAATGTTCTATTAAAAGAAATAAGATCTTTAGGTATAAATATTGATTTAGAAGATGAATAG
- the secE gene encoding preprotein translocase subunit SecE, giving the protein MGYNCQLKTFFNLKEWYKWLFIFLSYCIIEISNFYKEKLWIFFYILIISTFLICIVTTIFYTKIARYLIYLLIESKKEIKNIIRPSIKDTFYTSLIIIIITVLISLVIYGIDKTFFYLISCIIKLGC; this is encoded by the coding sequence ATGGGATATAATTGCCAGTTAAAAACGTTTTTTAATTTGAAAGAATGGTATAAATGGTTATTTATTTTTTTATCTTATTGCATTATAGAAATAAGTAATTTTTATAAAGAAAAATTATGGATTTTTTTTTATATATTAATAATAAGTACATTTCTTATTTGTATAGTAACAACAATATTTTATACGAAAATTGCAAGATATTTAATTTATTTATTAATAGAATCAAAAAAAGAAATAAAAAATATTATTCGTCCTAGTATTAAAGATACTTTTTATACTTCTCTAATAATTATAATTATTACAGTTTTAATATCATTAGTTATATATGGAATAGATAAAACATTTTTTTATTTAATATCGTGTATAATTAAATTAGGATGTTAA
- the rplK gene encoding 50S ribosomal protein L11: MAKKVHSFVKLQVLAGMANPSPPVGPALGQRGVNIMEFCKLFNSRTKDLEKGLPVPVVVKVFSDKTFTFVIKTTPASVLIKKIIGIKSGSSKANQEKVGVITQQQLESIAKIKEKDMTGSSLENIIRCIEGTAKSMGVTVEK; this comes from the coding sequence ATGGCAAAAAAAGTTCATTCTTTTGTAAAGTTACAAGTTTTAGCAGGAATGGCTAATCCTAGTCCGCCAGTAGGTCCAGCGTTAGGACAAAGAGGAGTTAATATAATGGAATTTTGTAAATTATTTAATTCTAGAACGAAAGATTTAGAAAAAGGATTACCTGTTCCTGTTGTTGTTAAAGTTTTTTCTGATAAAACATTCACTTTTGTTATAAAAACAACACCTGCTTCTGTATTAATAAAAAAAATAATAGGAATTAAATCTGGATCTAGTAAAGCTAATCAAGAAAAAGTAGGGGTAATTACTCAACAACAATTAGAGAGTATTGCAAAAATAAAAGAAAAAGATATGACAGGTTCTAGTTTAGAAAACATTATTAGATGTATTGAAGGAACAGCAAAATCAATGGGTGTAACTGTGGAGAAGTAG
- the rplJ gene encoding 50S ribosomal protein L10 — translation MAINKKKKKTIISRITKVNSLAVSAVISDITGVSVNNITKLRKAAKEVGVVVYSVRNSLLKRSVNGTMFQCLKDQLSGPTLIAYSLEHPGSAARLLDDFQNKKINLKIKGAVFKNRMLLPDEIKSLIAMPTYNEAIGKIMLILQEISIGKLFKTVMAIYNKKKDSIKK, via the coding sequence ATGGCGATAAATAAAAAAAAAAAAAAAACTATCATTTCTAGAATAACTAAAGTAAATAGTTTAGCTGTATCTGCTGTTATATCTGATATTACTGGGGTTTCAGTAAATAATATTACTAAACTAAGAAAAGCGGCTAAAGAGGTAGGTGTAGTAGTTTATTCAGTACGTAATTCATTGCTTAAGAGATCGGTTAATGGAACAATGTTTCAATGTTTGAAAGATCAATTGAGTGGACCAACTTTGATAGCATATTCTTTAGAGCATCCAGGTAGTGCAGCAAGACTATTAGATGATTTTCAGAATAAAAAGATTAATCTAAAGATTAAAGGTGCTGTTTTTAAGAATAGAATGTTATTGCCTGATGAAATAAAAAGTTTAATTGCAATGCCTACTTATAATGAAGCAATTGGTAAAATAATGTTAATTTTACAAGAAATATCAATTGGTAAATTATTTAAAACAGTAATGGCTATATATAATAAGAAAAAAGATAGTATAAAAAAATAA
- the rplA gene encoding 50S ribosomal protein L1, translated as MSKRMKRIYENIDIKNHYNIATGLSLLKKTSYSKFVESVDVSIHLGIDSKQSNQNVKGTVTYPFGLGKSRIVVVFTQELNSQIAKESGADFVGMEGLAEKIKNKKIKPDVVIASPDAMNIVGKLGPFLGPRGLMPNPKLGTVTDNIKNAIINAKKGQFYYKNDKNGIIHAAIGNVSFTENNLQENLLTLLLALRKSKPVHSKGQFIQKISLSTTMGISIVVDKSSLNISLI; from the coding sequence ATGTCAAAGAGAATGAAGCGTATTTATGAAAATATAGATATTAAGAATCATTACAATATAGCAACAGGACTTTCTTTATTAAAAAAAACATCTTATTCTAAGTTTGTTGAAAGTGTTGATGTATCAATTCATTTAGGAATAGATTCTAAACAATCTAATCAAAATGTTAAAGGAACAGTAACGTATCCTTTCGGATTAGGAAAATCTAGGATTGTCGTAGTTTTTACACAAGAACTTAATTCACAAATAGCTAAAGAATCTGGTGCTGATTTTGTAGGTATGGAGGGTCTAGCTGAAAAAATAAAAAATAAAAAAATTAAACCTGATGTAGTCATCGCATCTCCAGATGCAATGAACATAGTAGGGAAGTTAGGTCCATTTTTAGGACCTAGAGGATTAATGCCTAATCCAAAATTAGGAACAGTTACTGATAATATAAAAAATGCAATTATTAATGCAAAAAAAGGTCAATTTTATTATAAAAATGATAAAAATGGTATCATTCATGCTGCTATAGGAAATGTTTCTTTTACAGAAAATAATTTACAGGAAAATTTATTAACTTTGTTACTTGCTTTAAGAAAGTCAAAACCTGTTCATTCAAAAGGTCAATTTATACAAAAAATTTCGTTATCTACTACTATGGGTATTTCAATTGTAGTTGATAAATCAAGTTTAAATATATCTTTAATATAA
- the rplL gene encoding 50S ribosomal protein L7/L12 — MSVTKEKIVEAISNMSVENVIDLISDMEKKFGVSASSISNSVSGNSNTAVIEEKTEFTVFLKSIGPNKVSVIKAVRSNSGLGLKEAKDLVESAPTIVKENINKEDANSLKISLESAGAEVEIK, encoded by the coding sequence ATGTCTGTAACTAAAGAAAAAATTGTAGAAGCTATATCAAATATGTCGGTTGAAAATGTAATTGATTTAATTTCTGATATGGAAAAAAAATTTGGAGTTTCCGCTTCTTCTATTTCAAACAGTGTATCTGGAAATTCAAATACAGCTGTAATTGAAGAAAAAACAGAATTTACTGTTTTTTTGAAATCGATAGGTCCTAATAAAGTATCTGTTATTAAAGCTGTAAGAAGTAACAGTGGATTAGGATTAAAGGAAGCTAAAGATTTAGTAGAGTCAGCTCCTACTATAGTTAAAGAAAATATTAATAAAGAAGATGCTAATTCTTTAAAAATAAGTTTAGAATCAGCTGGAGCTGAAGTAGAAATTAAATAA